The following proteins are encoded in a genomic region of Vibrio tasmaniensis:
- the ilvY gene encoding HTH-type transcriptional activator IlvY, translated as MNIKSLQLFIHLCDSKSFSKTAAAMHVSPSALSRQIQKLEEETGQELLIRDNRSVDLTPAGKHLLPVALSIVGEWQQYNLHLKGGEQELKGEIRIFCSVTASYSHLPELITEFRAIHPYIEFKLSTGDPAQSIDKILNDEADIAISAKPDILPSRLEFETISDIPLSVIIPSGVSSFSQQLQSDKPNWNEVPFIIPEAGTARERANAWFKKMKIKPNIYAQVSGHEAIVSMVALGCGVGIAPDVVINNSPVRDKVDRLKIEPIKPFELGVCCKRSQLDNPLIRAFWQVAEGKYLTD; from the coding sequence ATGAACATAAAATCTCTACAATTATTTATACATTTATGTGACAGCAAGAGTTTCAGCAAAACCGCTGCAGCTATGCACGTCAGTCCTTCTGCCCTTAGTCGTCAAATACAAAAGCTTGAGGAAGAAACAGGGCAAGAACTGCTTATCAGGGATAATCGCAGTGTCGATCTCACTCCAGCAGGAAAGCACCTATTGCCAGTAGCATTAAGCATTGTAGGGGAGTGGCAGCAATACAATCTTCACCTGAAAGGTGGTGAGCAAGAACTTAAGGGTGAGATCCGCATATTTTGCTCGGTAACCGCTAGTTACAGCCACCTACCTGAGCTCATAACCGAATTCAGAGCTATTCATCCGTACATTGAATTTAAGCTCTCTACAGGCGATCCAGCTCAATCCATCGACAAAATACTGAATGATGAGGCTGATATTGCTATTTCAGCTAAACCTGACATTTTGCCTTCAAGATTAGAATTTGAAACCATCAGCGATATACCACTGTCAGTGATCATCCCATCCGGTGTGAGTAGTTTTAGCCAGCAGCTTCAATCAGATAAACCAAACTGGAATGAAGTGCCTTTTATCATCCCAGAAGCAGGTACTGCACGAGAACGTGCGAACGCGTGGTTCAAAAAGATGAAGATAAAGCCCAACATTTACGCTCAGGTATCAGGTCATGAAGCCATCGTAAGTATGGTGGCACTAGGTTGTGGAGTTGGTATCGCGCCAGATGTTGTAATCAACAACAGCCCTGTGAGAGACAAAGTCGATCGCTTAAAAATAGAACCTATAAAACCCTTTGAATTAGGCGTTTGCTGTAAACGCTCTCAGCTAGATAACCCTCTAATAAGAGCATTTTGGCAAGTTGCAGAGGGTAAATATTTAACAGACTAG
- a CDS encoding gamma carbonic anhydrase family protein, with product MSSIRSYKGISPQIGQGVYIDTSSVLVGDIKIGDDSSVWSLVAARGDVNHIHIGDRTNIQDGSVLHVTHKNAENPEGYPLLIGNDVTIGHKVMLHGCTIEDRVLVGMGAIVLDGVVIKEDVMIGAGSLVPPNKVLESGYLYVGSPVKQARPLNDKERAFLQKSADNYVQNKNDYLDSVLPV from the coding sequence ATGAGTTCAATACGCAGTTATAAAGGAATATCCCCTCAGATTGGACAAGGTGTCTATATAGATACAAGTTCTGTTCTGGTTGGTGATATCAAAATCGGTGACGACTCTAGTGTGTGGTCTTTAGTTGCAGCTCGAGGGGATGTGAACCACATTCATATTGGAGATAGAACGAATATCCAAGACGGTAGCGTTTTGCACGTCACCCATAAAAATGCAGAAAACCCTGAGGGTTATCCTCTACTAATAGGTAATGATGTCACTATCGGGCATAAAGTAATGCTGCACGGCTGCACCATTGAAGATCGCGTACTTGTTGGTATGGGAGCTATCGTGCTCGATGGCGTGGTTATTAAAGAAGATGTGATGATTGGTGCTGGTAGCTTGGTTCCGCCTAATAAGGTACTTGAAAGCGGTTATCTATATGTAGGAAGCCCAGTAAAACAAGCACGCCCATTAAATGATAAAGAGCGTGCCTTTTTACAGAAGTCAGCTGACAACTATGTTCAGAATAAAAACGACTATTTAGATTCTGTGTTGCCAGTCTAA
- a CDS encoding DUF1488 family protein has protein sequence MNQSILFPDIQDWDEENQSIIFPAQQSGALIECVMSIEELSRLAGKDIEEGDQALVIFSELRFDIEELAEELIEEEEYDSSNRIQIKVL, from the coding sequence ATGAATCAATCAATTCTATTTCCTGATATCCAAGATTGGGATGAAGAAAATCAATCAATCATCTTCCCAGCACAGCAGTCTGGCGCATTGATTGAGTGTGTTATGTCTATTGAAGAGCTGTCTCGATTGGCAGGTAAAGATATAGAAGAAGGCGATCAAGCTTTAGTTATCTTTTCAGAGTTACGTTTTGATATTGAAGAGCTAGCTGAAGAGTTAATAGAAGAAGAGGAGTATGACTCCTCTAATCGGATTCAGATCAAAGTGCTTTAG
- the aroE gene encoding shikimate dehydrogenase encodes MTQQVDRYAVFGNPIGQSKSPFIHTLFARQTSQQLTYTALQPEHGEFITAAKAFFSEGGRGCNVTAPFKEDAYQFANRLTERAELAGAVNTLKKLDDGEIIGDNTDGEGLVQDLLQHQVVLEGARVLLLGAGGAARGVIQPLLDQKPQQLVVANRTSSKAQLLAEMFSSHGNIKGMGLSDVNEGFDVIINSTSSGLSGQLPEVSEIIFNSNSAVYDMVYGSGTTVFNQWAFDNGVHTAYDGLGMLVGQAAESFMLWRGLRPGTKQILRELRKNLEM; translated from the coding sequence ATGACACAGCAAGTAGATCGTTATGCCGTTTTCGGTAACCCTATTGGGCAAAGCAAATCGCCATTCATTCACACATTATTTGCTCGCCAAACCAGCCAACAACTTACCTATACAGCATTACAGCCAGAACATGGTGAATTTATCACTGCTGCGAAAGCCTTTTTCAGCGAAGGTGGTAGAGGATGTAATGTCACAGCACCTTTTAAAGAAGATGCGTATCAGTTCGCTAATCGCCTGACTGAAAGAGCTGAACTCGCAGGTGCCGTAAACACACTTAAGAAGCTCGATGATGGAGAGATCATTGGTGATAACACCGATGGTGAAGGTTTAGTTCAAGATCTTCTTCAACATCAAGTAGTCCTAGAAGGGGCTCGCGTTCTTCTACTTGGTGCTGGTGGTGCTGCTCGAGGAGTGATTCAACCTCTACTCGACCAAAAGCCACAACAGTTGGTAGTCGCTAATCGAACCAGTTCAAAGGCTCAACTTCTGGCTGAGATGTTTTCTTCACATGGAAACATCAAAGGAATGGGGTTAAGCGATGTTAATGAAGGGTTTGATGTCATCATTAACTCAACCTCGTCTGGTCTAAGTGGTCAACTTCCTGAAGTTTCTGAGATTATCTTCAATTCGAATAGCGCCGTTTATGACATGGTTTACGGATCGGGCACCACGGTATTCAATCAGTGGGCATTCGATAATGGTGTTCATACTGCTTATGATGGCTTGGGTATGTTAGTGGGGCAGGCAGCTGAGAGCTTTATGCTGTGGCGTGGTCTTCGCCCAGGAACAAAACAGATTTTAAGAGAACTACGCAAAAACCTAGAGATGTAA
- the hemF gene encoding oxygen-dependent coproporphyrinogen oxidase, protein MSAIDKEAVKQFLLSLQDSICQQLEQADGTALFEEDAWEREPGERLGGGGRTRVMTNGAVFEQGGVNFSHVAGKAMPASATAHRPELAGRKFEAMGVSLVIHPKNPYIPTSHANVRFFIAEKEGEDPIWWFGGGFDLTPFYPFDEDCQSWHQTAKDLCAPFGDDVYQEHKEWCDKYFYLPHRDETRGVGGLFFDDLNEWGFDKSFAYMQAVGEGFAAAYLPIVERRKATPYGERERDFQLYRRGRYVEFNLVYDRGTLFGLQSGGRTESILMSMPPLARWEYRYEPQVGSPEALLYSDYLKPRVW, encoded by the coding sequence ATGTCAGCAATTGATAAAGAAGCAGTAAAACAGTTTTTACTGAGCCTACAAGATTCGATTTGCCAGCAGCTTGAGCAAGCTGATGGCACTGCACTGTTTGAAGAAGATGCATGGGAGCGTGAACCTGGCGAGCGCCTGGGTGGTGGTGGTCGAACTCGTGTGATGACCAACGGTGCGGTATTTGAGCAAGGTGGGGTTAACTTCTCTCACGTAGCGGGTAAGGCGATGCCTGCCTCAGCAACCGCTCACCGCCCTGAATTAGCCGGACGTAAGTTTGAGGCGATGGGGGTTTCATTAGTTATCCACCCTAAAAACCCATATATCCCAACCTCACACGCGAACGTTCGATTCTTCATCGCAGAAAAAGAAGGGGAAGACCCGATTTGGTGGTTTGGTGGTGGTTTTGACTTAACGCCATTTTATCCTTTCGATGAAGACTGCCAATCTTGGCATCAAACCGCTAAAGACCTGTGTGCGCCGTTTGGTGATGACGTTTATCAAGAACACAAGGAATGGTGTGATAAGTACTTCTATCTGCCTCACCGTGATGAAACACGTGGTGTTGGTGGTCTGTTCTTTGATGACTTAAATGAGTGGGGTTTCGATAAGAGCTTTGCTTATATGCAGGCTGTCGGTGAAGGTTTTGCAGCCGCTTATCTACCAATAGTTGAGCGTCGTAAAGCGACACCTTATGGTGAACGTGAGCGTGACTTCCAGCTTTATCGTCGTGGTCGCTATGTTGAGTTTAACTTAGTGTATGACCGAGGCACCTTATTTGGCCTGCAAAGTGGTGGTCGCACAGAGTCTATATTGATGTCGATGCCACCGTTGGCTCGTTGGGAATATCGCTATGAACCACAAGTGGGCTCACCAGAAGCTCTGCTTTATAGTGACTACCTAAAGCCTCGAGTTTGGTAG